A genomic segment from Janibacter sp. DB-40 encodes:
- a CDS encoding TadE family protein, which produces MTAARRAQGESGAAVVDFVLTSALLMFVFLAVLQLGLALHVRNTLISCAAEGARYGAREGATPEQGAGRARELISRSLSSRFAGGVSASVQTTGADVRVVVVAVSAPLPVVGPLGPGDGLEVRGRAFEEEQ; this is translated from the coding sequence GTGACGGCTGCCCGCAGAGCCCAGGGGGAGAGTGGGGCGGCGGTCGTCGACTTCGTCCTGACCTCCGCCCTGCTGATGTTCGTCTTCCTCGCGGTCCTCCAGCTCGGGCTGGCACTGCACGTCCGCAACACCCTGATCAGCTGTGCTGCCGAGGGGGCTCGCTACGGGGCGCGGGAGGGAGCGACGCCCGAGCAGGGTGCAGGCCGTGCCCGGGAGCTGATCTCCCGGTCGTTGTCGAGCCGGTTCGCAGGCGGGGTCTCCGCCAGCGTGCAGACCACCGGCGCGGACGTGCGGGTCGTCGTCGTCGCCGTCAGCGCCCCACTTCCCGTCGTCGGCCCCCTCGGTCCCGGTGACGGTCTCGAGGTGCGCGGCCGGGCCTTCGAGGAGGAGCAGTGA